Genomic window (Nitrospira sp.):
CCGCGACCGATCGGAGGACCGTGGTCTTGCCTGATCCGGACGGACCGAACAGAATCAACACCGTGGAGGCCTCGACTGGATAGCGGATCCGTGCGCGGATCGTCGCGCGGCCTGTAAAGGTCTTGCTGATGTCGATGGCTATTTCCGCGGCCATGCCGTCCACATGTTCCGATTGACTGCATACACGAGGAGCAAGACCAGATAGGAAATCACCAGAAGAAAGGCGGAGGTTTTTGAGGCCTGGGCATAATTCAGGGCCTGCACCTCATCATAGATATCGATGGAGACGGTTCGCGTCACGCCTTCGAGGTTGCCGCCTACCATCAGCACGACGCCGAATTCACCGAGGGTGTGGGCAAAACTCAACACGACTCCCGTCACGAGACCGGCGGTGGAAAGCGGCACGATCAGCTTGAAGAAGGTCTTGAGCCGAGACAAGCCCAGCGTCCAAGACGCCTCGATCAGCTTGCGGTCGACTTGATCGAAGGCCGACGCGAACGGCTGGACGGCAAACGGCAGGCTATAGAGGATGGACGCCAGCAGCAGTCCCTGAAAAGTGAACGGCAACGATTGGCCGACGACGTCGGTGTAGAATCGCCCGAAGGGACTGTGCGGGCCGATGGCGACCAGGATGTAGAATCCCAGCACGGTGGGGGGAAGCACGAGCGGAAGGGCCACCACGGACTCGACGAGAAATTTCCATCGTCGCCTTGAATAGGCCAGCCAGTAGGCGATCGGCAATCCGAGGACGAGTAGGACCGCAGACGTCAGGGAAGCCAGCTTGAAAGTGACCCAAATCGCCGTCCAATTCACGATACCGCCCCGGTCTTCATCAGAGCCGGTGCCCGTTCCCCCACAACGGGATGCCGCGGGGAAACGGGCGCCGAATGCTACTTGCCGATCATGACTTCGGTGGCCTTCACGGCGACCGTTACCGAGTCGTTGACCTTCAGGCCCATGTTCTTGACCGATCCCTCCGTGATGGCCGCAACAAATTCCAGTTGTCCGACCTTGACGATGACTTCAGCCATCGCCTGTCCGTCCGTGATCCGAGTGACGGTTCCCTGAAATTGATTCCGCGCGCTGAGCTTCATGATCAACCTCCTGTACGGTTATGAACGGTGATAATTGGGCCTTGCTGTGGCTACTTGCATCGAAACTGTATACCCCAGCGCCGCCCGGTGATCTCACCTTCCTGACCTTCCGAGCTTGACATGCCGGAGTAACCCTTCACCTCTCCGTCCCGCACGACAGTATAGCCGGAGGGACATTTCTTCTCGATGACCTTCAATGCCTCCTTTCGATGCGGTGATCCCATGGGACCTCCCCGGTCCTCTTTGAACAAATAGGTCACGACCCCTCCCGTCTCGGTCTCTCCCGCGAGTTGAACCGCGTCGGAACAGCCCGCGCAGGACAGAAACGCCAAGACGCACAGGCGAGCCGGAAGTCGCTTATGCCGGAACGGTAAAACCATAGCGCTTCATGATCTCCTGTCCTGCCGACCCTTTCATGAAGTCAAGGAACTCCTTCGCGACTTGCGGACGCTGCGACGCCTTGAGTATCACGGCGCCCTGTTCCAACGCCGGGTGCGCAGTACTCGGCACCTCCCAGTAGCTGCCCTTGGCTTTCATCGTCGGGGCAAGGGCCAGCGACAGCGCGATGATGCCGATCTCGCAGGCTCCAGACTCGACGAATTGAGCGGCCTGAGAAATATTTTCACCCAAGACCAGCCGGTCTCTGACCTGTTCATAGACGTGAAAATGCTCCATGGCGGAAACGGCGGCGCGTCCGTACGGCGCATGTTTGGGATTCGCGATGGCGATCTTCTTGATGCCCGGCTCTCGCAAGACCTCCATGCCCTTCGTCGCATCGAGCCGCGATTGGTGGCCGGCCCAAATCACGATCCGTCCGACCGCATATCGAT
Coding sequences:
- the modB gene encoding molybdate ABC transporter permease subunit, which translates into the protein MNWTAIWVTFKLASLTSAVLLVLGLPIAYWLAYSRRRWKFLVESVVALPLVLPPTVLGFYILVAIGPHSPFGRFYTDVVGQSLPFTFQGLLLASILYSLPFAVQPFASAFDQVDRKLIEASWTLGLSRLKTFFKLIVPLSTAGLVTGVVLSFAHTLGEFGVVLMVGGNLEGVTRTVSIDIYDEVQALNYAQASKTSAFLLVISYLVLLLVYAVNRNMWTAWPRK
- a CDS encoding TOBE domain-containing protein, with translation MKLSARNQFQGTVTRITDGQAMAEVIVKVGQLEFVAAITEGSVKNMGLKVNDSVTVAVKATEVMIGK
- the modA gene encoding molybdate ABC transporter substrate-binding protein codes for the protein MKVIRSLSGCFSLYPALIITVVVSVLSLPTSGFGDELTIAAASDLNFAFKELVGEFEKASGHQVKLSLGSSGNFYAQIQNGAPFDLYFSADIGYPRKLEEAGLVVPGSLYRYAVGRIVIWAGHQSRLDATKGMEVLREPGIKKIAIANPKHAPYGRAAVSAMEHFHVYEQVRDRLVLGENISQAAQFVESGACEIGIIALSLALAPTMKAKGSYWEVPSTAHPALEQGAVILKASQRPQVAKEFLDFMKGSAGQEIMKRYGFTVPA